CCAGCCCTCCAgtcagctgcctgcacccagattgccccacccAAAGTCCCCTCACCTCACCTGGATCCCTCCATGCTTGGATCCTGCCAGTCTGAGCCTGCCCTGGTTCAGAGGCGCCAGGCCTCAGGGTGTTTTTGGACAGACTGGGCCCTTGCGTTGTCAGgatcgggtgcagcctcaccgctgtgTCCCATGcgtgggggcttcagggtgatctcccacctttgtgtAGCCAGCGGCCTGAGCTCCCTACtgctatgctggagcctccatttatttattgacaaataaatttggaagaattttaaaatactgtgtgcagaattttcattttatttttggtacGGAATCCCTCAGAAATAGTCTACATTAAGCTTCTTTGGCAAAAAATTGCCAGTTGGTGGAAGCCCTGGTATATACAAGGCTTTAGCACCAGAGTCCTTATCACTGTTGCTTTTAGCCTCTTTTGAGCAGAGTGATGACATGGTATTGAGCAGTGTCTGCCCCAGGGTGTTTGTCATGAACCTTCACCTGTGAAACCAGTGGCACACTCCTTCCAAACTACAGTCCCTCTTGTAGATGTGCTgtagtcttcccccccccccagtcttttGGCTCACTTTAACTGGCACTACTACTTCAGAGAAAGGGCCTATACAGTACTCACTCGTGTCTTGTTTCTTATCTTATCTTTTCCTAAAGTGTCAGAAAAGATGCTTGTTTCTAAATGCAGTTATTTCCTCAAGTGTGACACATTTGTCAATGTCAAATTCATATTGAATACAGTTGAAAATAAGAAATGTTTTTATAGGCAGTCAGCTGTTTTCATGGTTGAGCTGTTTTGGTCAGGGATAGTCTGAATGGCAAATTTGCATTCGTCACCCTCAGGCTGACTGTTAGAAGTCCTCTTAAGATGCTGATTTGGACTTCTGCACAACTGATTTGTGGATATGccttcagaaagccttttacCAAAATAAGTACAATGGGAGGAAGCATTTACTTGATCAGTGATTACAATCGTGTGAGTCCGaattaatttggttttaaatttacTCTCTCAGGAGTGATGTCTATCTAAATACTTTTGTTCAAATGCCTGGGTTTACGGAAACAGGCTACTTCTTGAACATTGAGGATCAGACTACATTATTGCAGTGCGGGTGTGGCAATATGCTAGAAACTGGGGGCCTCTCTGATATGCTCTGTGCCACCAATATTAGTGCAGAGAAAGGATACATATCTAACACTTGTAAGATGCTGCTTTCTCTAGTATACCTCCTTCAGAGTAAAGGTTAGATTATGCATACCATTTCCCTTGTTCAATTTTCCATGTTAATGTTGGCTTTATTTAGGCAACTTGTTTCTTAGATAGCTTTCCCGTTTTTGTCCTTGAGGTTTGAAGGCAGTTGGGGAGAAGACAGCAATACCCTTGAGCAGCTGGccaggtggatttgatttaaatcactagtcaggaagactcaatttaatcactatttctacataaaagtgcattcttgttggttgttataaccttaatacatattcttcacaacttttagatgtagatttcatttttagaaggtgtacactatacatttttaacgtgatttattttgaaaacttttcagattagttttacagctatatcagaaaatgaatgattgtttgattatttcatttaccaaaggtaattgaagcacatagttcacctcccaatgacttcataaatatctccaattcaacaggttaatcattaatatttggaggattttcttgccaggctgtattaggaggagaacatcaccagacagacattaaagttgtttttgttttaactaaaacgacattattatgtattctggatttttttcttcaacagcaaacatataatattttaacaaaacaaacatatgaattttcaaatttagttaaacattcaagtttttaaaatcaggttggtttgtttttttgttttttaaactaaaatagtgTAATTTTTGTGTTAAAAATATTTCGTTTAAAtcgactgtcagccaggtcaacatgagaaacttaaaatattggcttatGCAGCTAACTCTGTCGTCTTCACcttcaatttcctgtttgttcataatctggaaaagaaaaacaagctttcctgctttttcaggtcccaaacgatttctcaatttggaatgaattagtccaaaggaagaaaatattctttctacactggcagaagaagctactgctgttaaaagtgagattatcacttcaacagtctctgaatccaagttcttaagtgacttccaccagttcactggtgtgacttcctttaaaacatcatcagcaaacatatatttcttgaatcgttcttattcccaaactgggtctcttttacggcctgctgccattatagtttttcccttctagtgagagaatggtatggtagatctcaaatcaatgaaggctacactcaaaaagacctcaagacttctggaatatacTGCTCAAACggtttcacttttatttctactgcctgtccctcccttctcacgtttatctccaggcttcttgtccagatctattccacccccaacaatcttctattcattgaactttttgaaagtttgtacttttagagagaggtaagagattgactctgtgtacacaaatttgcagagagacaatagggttgaggtctgttgtttctcacctctatatatttgtttaaaaacatttttgctgttaacaagcatgttatctctggagagaccaatccacagtttgagaactgcaaaactaagcttCTCtgatatcttctagactgagcactgagtccaatAGGGTAGATTAACCTAAATATACAGAAACCCCTGGAGCCCCATAAAATTGGGtacctaatccatgaactattgtaactcatttacaaaacttttcttaaacattacatgaatatattctcctactatagaattagaagttataatccctattccatgatgagatatattTGAGctatatgacttatgaggagaggctgagggaactgggattgtttagtctgcggaagagaagaatgaggggggatttgatagctgctttcaactacctgaaaggggtttccaaagagggtggatctagactgttctcagtggtagcagatgacagaacgaggagtaatggtctcaagttgcagtgggggaggtttgggttggatattaggaaaaactttttcactaggagggtggtgaaacactggaatgcgttacctagggaggtggtggaatctcctttctcagaagcttttaaggtcaggtttgacaaagccctggctgggatgattttagttggggattggtcctgctttgagcagggggttggactagatgacctcttgaggtcccctccaaccctgatattctatgattctataatgtatcttaattaaaattctttagataggtttttcctcaaaaagcattttacgAAAATCtgattttagattaaaaaaaaaatcagatttaaaaaaaagtcattgattttttttttccacctgcAGCTGGCTGAGGCAGTCACTTAAAAGTGCCATCCAGATATTGCCTGCAGCCAGTAAGGATATAAGGAAAACTGGCATTCCCATGTGAAGTGGTAGGAACAGAACCAAAAGTTACAAATGTATTCATGTTTAACAGCAGTTCTTTCCTAGGTTATAATGACTCTTaggcaaaagccttttaaaatgtttgtcccCTGAATATTCTAGTCTTGTGTAGTTCCAACATTTTCCCAGAAAGGAGGTTCATAAAAACATAAGCCACCTACCTTCATTTGCATCCAGCCTTTGCTTACTGTTGTAATATGTTAAACTATAGTAGATAATGCTAAGATGGACAGACCAGATGGCTTGGTCCGCTCCAAATACAGTGGATCTCTCCTTCGTATGTTGGAGCACTGGATGAGACTTCAGAAAGTCTCAATACATGAAAAGTAAAGCAGAAACAATGTTTCACATTTGTGAAAGCAGTTAAATTATTCAGGATAATGCTTAGCTCTGATCTCCCACTGACACAAATTGCAAACAAAAACATCTGTGGAAGTCTACCAGATGGTCTGTATGTACAGCAAACTATGCCTAATCCTTCTAAATAGGGATGCCTGTCTGTGCTCTTACACGCAAAATCACAAACATTAGAAATGAGTATGTTAGTGCCTTAACTTCTAGAAATGTCTCTTATAGATCTAGTCGAACAGACTGGATGCCCTCAAGTAGAAATTGTTTTTAGCAATGAGACGCACAAGATAAAATACTATAGaccttttaaaattgtatttttttactGTTTGTCCTTCATTCCCACCATGTAACACCACCAAAAGCTGCTTAGTGTGATGCTGCTCTGGATGACCAATAAACAAAATTGGAAAACACAAGCAGGAAGTTATAAAAGTTCTCTCAGCAGGTGGCAGAGAATGCACTTGCTTGGTAAGCCCATCCAAAGGGATCTTGCCACTTTTAGAGTTCAGAACATTGTTAAACTCTTCAGTGTTATCAGTGGCTTTTGGTTTACATTGAAAATCAGAAGTAGTGCTTCTAAACAAATCTCTGTAATACCATAAATAGCACACTAGACAGACCATGTATTGGGAACTCTGGAATCACATGGCACTGCCTCTTACTGCTTTAGAATCCCTTGTGCAAATAAGACACTCGCTGTTGCTCCCAGACATCTGTGCTGCAGATTCATATGCTGATAAAGCAGAATTATCTTTCtaaaggggagcaggagggacgGTAGGGTTTTGACACCAAGAAAGCAGGAGGCAGTCTTTCCTAGTTTGGGGGTGCTAGAGGCTTCAGCCAGGACACATCTGCTCTCTCCCTTGGAATGTTTAAATTCTTCATTCCACAGTCCAACACTTTGACAACTAGCTTCTCTCCCTGCACCTATATATGTCATTGCGTTCAATGAAGTATATTTGAAGTTTCCAATAAAATGATCAGTGAAATACACAAACCCTGTTACAGCTCACTACTGCAAGTAGACTTGGATTAACAATAGCATTTCTGTTTAAAATCTCCCAATAGTGGTAATTTTGGAGTGCCAGTGTAGGTAGGACATTGGCATGTTAGCCACTGTGTGTAGGCTTGCTTTGGGGAGGTGCAGGTTGTGGTGGTGCAACAGTGGTGTATTCTAACTCAGTTAATTTCTTAATGTATTTGGATGATGCAGATCAGTTATTCATCAAATGCATAGATAATTTTATACATCACTTTACATGGCTGCATAACCTTACACAGGACACTCAAACTAAGGTAACATACCAATTCTGATATCTTGATTTGCAACAAAATGGTATGGTGCATCATTTAATCAGGGCAGTTACCTTAATGTGGTATTTATCCTGTGTAGTTCAATCCAGGTATGGATTAAAGTCTACGTTGTGAATTGCAGTGTGCTTTCAGTATTCTCTACATGATGATGTGAGTCTCTTAGTTCTGAATTTGATGACTCAGTAGAGCATAAATGTGTTTAACCATGTCTCAAGTATACTCTGAATGTTTTTAAACAGTGGTTATTGGTTTTACCATCTTCCCTAAAGGATTTTTCTTAACATGTCAAGTGATCTGTCATTACCTCAAATAGAGTGGAAATTAACTTAGTTGTATACAGTGTTGTAGCTGTATCGGTCCTGGAAtactagagacacaaggtgggtgaggtaatatctttacccaccttgtctctggaaACTAATATGGCTTTTAGGTTTCAATATACAATGCCTTGTAAGCCAAATACCCAGAATCTCTCTGGCTACAGTATTAACTGCTCCTGCAGAGAGGACAAAGTATTGTCTGTAGTTCATACAGTAGCTCTTTAAGATCTCACTTAATAGTAGATTCAAAGGGAATTCTTTTTTGGAACACGTGTAGCAAATTTGGGACCTAAAAGCTGGTACTGACTAAAGAGTTTTCCTTCCAATTATCCAACACTGTTAATAGTGGGATTACATTGAAATAGGGATGAACAGAACTTCTAATGGCAATTTAATAGCCTTGCAAATAAGGAAACATAAATGCATCAGTGTATatagaatataaataaaaatactagCTACTTGGGTATGATGAGCATTCTGTTACGTAGCGTGTAAAAGTGATGCAGCCGTGGTATTATGAAGCCTTGTCTAAGACTGCTTAACTTGAGCAGGAGAACCATAACCTGAATACAAATTGAGTGGATTAGCAACATTCTGTATCAGAATGGTATACTGTAGTTGTGGATTGAAGAAACCATTTGGATTTCAGAAAAATGAGTGAATGGCAAGTTACAGCATCTAAATCCTCTTTCCATTCTTAGATCTGGGAATGGACGATGAAGGAGATGATGACCCAGTCCCTCTTCCAAATGTTAATGCAGCTATATTAAAAAAGGTAAGATGCTACCCAGGTGCTGTTAGTAGCTTTGAACTACAAAAATGTGTAGACTGAGCCATCGCTTAATGAGAACTGGAAATATTAGATTTAAACACAAACTTTCTTGTGTACCAGTTACATTTTTTTAGAACATAAACTGTTTATCAGTCAAAAGCAGGATTTGTTGAACTGCAGTTTCAATTTCTAGATAAGATTTTCCTGTAAATCATACAGATAAActaatttcttttaatattaGTGCTCAAAGGGCGTGGGGCCAGTAGCAGCGGTAATAGCTGTTGCCAGACATACTATACAAGTGCTGTGCACCAAACTCACCATCCACACCCTCATTATTCTTGTCCAGGGGTTCTCCAGTTGTAGACTTCTTGTGGTATTATCTGAGGACTCACTTGAGCGCACCAAATTGAAATGAAAGATTGGGAGGCTTATGTTCAGATCATTAAATGCACTGGCTGGAATCTATTGTTACTAGGTGAAATGGAAGGAGGAACAAATTTGCAGGTCAGGGCTCTTCAAGGATCCTGTCTGCATTGTGTTGGAAGAGTTTGAACCAATTTAAATGTTTGAAATGAATTGGGTTAGTTCTATAATAAGCAGCATTTGACCAGTGAGACTAGGACAGTGCGTTATATAAACTCCAGAGTGCAAAAGGTGACTGTAAGAGCAGGCAACCCCTGTTCCTTGTGCAGTGCTTAGGTAACATTCACTAGTCAAAATTCAgatgaaataaaaaatgtaatattAGTAGATTAACTACTTGTTTTCTCCCTGACACAAATGCATAACCATTTATGCAGAGTAGCACTAATGCCTGACCATACTGTCTGCTAATAGGTGGTATTTGGTTTGCTTAACAAGAAAACTATCTGCATTTCTCAACTATCTTCAAAACTGTATGGAGAAGGTCGTACTTAAACCGTCTTGTGTTAGTGTTAACATTAAGAACACAgttctgtgtgtctgtgttgcttagaccggggtggccaacctgagcctgagaaggagccagaatttaccagtgtacattgccaaagagtcacagtaatacgtcagcagccccacatcagctcccccgACCTGCCTGCCGGCAGTACTGCCAATCAATgcccccccctcctgccctgcacggtgcacaggaggctctggaggagagagggggaggagtgagggcattgcaggcttgggggtggggggaggatgcaaggagccgcgtattaacctctgaagagccataTGTGGCTCCGGaggcacaggttggccacccctggattagACCGTGCACTAATGCAAATGTAAGTCTGCTCAGATATCTTCTGGGAAATCTCCAGAACCAGAATGTCTGACTTTCATTACCCAGGCGCACtcaacaggattttaaaaggctTTGAAATTCCAGGGTCTTGTAGTTAAGACTGGGTCTGTACATGTCTTATATCAGGCACAAATAGCACTCACAGCACATTGTGTCCAAGATTTTGTGCATTTTTTGCAGTTTTGGGAGAGTAACTGTTCCTGTAATCTGAAGTCAGTCTAAACAGAGCTGATGAGAATGCTTAAGAACAGTTTTGTATATTGATTCTAATGTCTTAATATCAGGTGATCCAGTGGTGCACCCACCACAAGGATGATCCACCTCCCCCTGAGGACGATGAGAACAAGGAAAAACGAACAGATGACATCCCTGTATGGGACCAAGAATTCCTGAAAGTAGACCAAGGAACGCTTTTTGAACTTATCCTGGTAGGGTGTCCATGTTCCATTAGATGCTCTCTTCAGCGCATAGCCACATTCTCTAGGCTTCTGAACTTTATCTTGGTGGTGTAGATAGAAGTGGTAGAATTGGTCTGACTTTCCCCACTTCATAGTAAAATCATTCAAGATCACGTGTGTTGTGGACACCCTTCAAATACTTACTAACTACTAAGCAGCCCAATCTACGCTTGAGGACCGAAGTACAAATTTGACGTTTAGCTTTGCACTCAAGTTCAGTAATCCGGTCTTCTACCTGAGTCAAGTTTGTTGCAAACACAGTAACTTCCTTCATTTGAAAAAGCATTGTGTACTAGATTCTGTTCAGCAGCCTGAACCCACTTCTAACTTCAAAAGTCAGTCTTAATGTTTTGAGGCCTAGTTCCCCCTGACCCTAATGGTATGTAAGTTGGTGTGCACTTAAGCAATGTGCTGTATTGCGTGGCTAGCCAACTGGCTGCCCAAAAGACCTCATTGTTCATAGGCTTCTGTAAGCCTTTTCTAACAGGAATGTCTCAAATTTTAAGTTTGCTTAGAACTGTTCTGAAGCGTTCCACTAGGACTGCCCTGTCAGATATACTTAAACACTTGCTGTAATGAGCTACCTAATCAAATTAGTTGATCATAAAATGAAGGTAGTCTGTATTTGGTTTAAGTTGTACATCCACAGAGGCAGAATGTTGACTTTAAATCTGGTGACTCTCTTTTTGCAGGCTGCAAATTACTTAGACATTAAAGGTTTGCTTGATGTCACATGCAAGACTGTTGCAAATATGATTAAGGGGAAAACTCCAGAAGAAATTCGCAAGACCTTCAATATCAAGAATGACTTCACTGAAGAGGAAGAAGCACAGGTACTCCATAGTCTGGGTTTCATTAAATTCTGGATTGCTTATATACTGAAGTAGCCACGCTAGTGTTATACACCTTTACCCTGATATAATGCTACCCG
Above is a genomic segment from Natator depressus isolate rNatDep1 chromosome 8, rNatDep2.hap1, whole genome shotgun sequence containing:
- the LOC141991963 gene encoding S-phase kinase-associated protein 1 isoform X2 — translated: MEEKVFTKELDQWVEQLNECKQLSEGQVKSLCEKMPSIKLQSSDGEIFEVDVEIAKQSVTIKTMLEDLGMDDEGDDDPVPLPNVNAAILKKVIQWCTHHKDDPPPPEDDENKEKRTDDIPVWDQEFLKVDQGTLFELILAANYLDIKGLLDVTCKTVANMIKGKTPEEIRKTFNIKNDFTEEEEAQVRKENQWCEEK
- the LOC141991963 gene encoding S-phase kinase-associated protein 1 isoform X3, whose product is MPSIKLQSSDGEIFEVDVEIAKQSVTIKTMLEDLGMDDEGDDDPVPLPNVNAAILKKVIQWCTHHKDDPPPPEDDENKEKRTDDIPVWDQEFLKVDQGTLFELILAANYLDIKGLLDVTCKTVANMIKGKTPEEIRKTFNIKNDFTEEEEAQVRKENQWCEEK